A genome region from Nocardia sp. NBC_00565 includes the following:
- the uca gene encoding urea carboxylase, which yields MRTARALGLKTVAVYSDADAGAAHVEIADIAVHLGPSPAAESYLRADRVIEAALSAGAGAIHPGYGFLSENADFATEVIAAGIRFVGPTPEQLRIFGDKHTARETARSVGVPLIPGSGLLESAEHAVAEAERIGYPVMLKAVGGGGGIGMQACGTADELRSAYLRVQRLAATNFSSTGVFLERFVARARHIEVQLFGDGRGRVVSLGTRDCSLQRRNQKVLEEAPAPGLTPDLSGQLLAASRELARSVGYRSAGTVEFVYDVERGAASFLEMNTRLQVEHPVTEAVTGVDLVEWMLRLAGGDTSMVDEQPERGPEITGWAVEARVYAEDPGHDYRPSAGLITAATFPAKSESGVRVDTWIATGTEVSPYYDPLLAKVITAGATRDAAFAGLSDALATTRIHGVQTNLPQLRAAGADARVLGAEHVTTTLADIRSAGHRIDVLRGGTMTTIQDHPGRIGLWQVGIPPSGPMDDLSFTLANAAVGNPLGVPALECTLQGPQLRFADAAVVCVTGAETPVTVDGWPVPMWQPVTVGAGSVLDIGAPADAGLRTYLAVRGGIDAPLYHGSAATFTLGGFGGITGKAVVAGDVLGIVTDRPELSEPRAVPIDEQPEFTHIWKLAVGVGPQTSPAYFTAADMDQFYSHPWQVGSHANRTGIRLDGPKPTWSRTDGGDAGLHPSNLHDNPYSVGTLNVSGDTPILLGPDGPSLGGFACPLTVISAHRWKLGQLRPGDTIRFVPVDDDRATALRRSNIARSRAEIPEATVDLTAAHSVLTGSGETVDDRGVLATVAAGADRPGVAYLRGGDDNILVEYGEMVLDLGLRMRVHALAEALAGTGLPGIIDVTPGVRSLHIHFDPDVLPQYRLLGALTELEPALPATHDLVVPSRTIRLPLSFDDPSITEAIDRYRSGVRDSAPWLPSNTEFIRRINGLDSVDEVRAAVFDAEYLVLGLGDVYLGAPLAVPLDPRHRLVTTKYNPARTWTPSDAVGIGGKYLCVYGMASPGGYQLIGRTVPIWSSYRQAAPFERGTPWLFRFFDRIVWEPVTPEQLLEQRAAAAAGRFDAEVSEGTFALADHLRMCTENAESIAEFETKQAVAFDAEKQAWRAAGEFERSATVESTPEPVSDPLAGLPADATVVTAPMIGNVWRVEIAVGQRLGAGDPVAILEAMKLELPVHSPGTGTVLKVLATPGAKVEPGTPLAVIGAAE from the coding sequence ATGCGCACGGCACGTGCGCTCGGGTTGAAGACAGTCGCGGTCTACTCCGATGCCGACGCGGGTGCGGCACACGTCGAAATCGCCGATATCGCAGTGCATCTGGGGCCGAGCCCGGCGGCCGAGTCTTATTTACGCGCCGACCGGGTGATCGAGGCGGCGCTGTCGGCCGGCGCCGGCGCGATCCATCCCGGATACGGATTCCTTTCGGAGAACGCGGATTTCGCGACCGAGGTCATCGCAGCCGGAATCAGGTTCGTCGGTCCGACACCGGAGCAACTGCGCATCTTCGGCGACAAACACACCGCCCGTGAGACAGCGAGATCCGTTGGGGTGCCGCTGATTCCGGGCAGCGGATTGCTGGAATCCGCGGAGCACGCGGTGGCGGAGGCCGAGCGCATCGGCTATCCGGTGATGCTCAAGGCAGTCGGTGGCGGCGGCGGTATCGGCATGCAGGCCTGCGGCACCGCCGATGAGCTGCGGTCGGCCTATCTGCGGGTGCAGCGGCTGGCCGCGACCAACTTCTCCTCGACCGGGGTCTTCCTGGAGCGGTTCGTGGCGCGGGCCAGGCATATCGAAGTGCAGCTGTTCGGTGACGGTCGCGGCCGCGTGGTCAGCCTGGGCACCAGGGACTGTTCGCTGCAGCGGCGCAATCAGAAGGTACTCGAGGAGGCGCCCGCGCCGGGGCTCACGCCGGATCTGTCGGGGCAGCTGCTGGCGGCGTCACGGGAGTTGGCCAGGTCGGTCGGGTACCGATCGGCGGGCACGGTCGAGTTCGTCTACGACGTCGAGCGCGGTGCGGCCTCGTTCCTGGAGATGAATACCCGGCTGCAGGTCGAGCATCCGGTGACCGAGGCGGTGACCGGGGTCGATCTGGTCGAGTGGATGCTGCGGCTGGCCGGCGGGGACACCTCGATGGTGGACGAGCAGCCCGAACGCGGACCGGAGATCACCGGATGGGCCGTCGAGGCGCGGGTCTACGCCGAGGATCCGGGGCATGACTACCGGCCGAGTGCCGGACTGATCACCGCGGCGACATTTCCAGCGAAATCCGAATCCGGCGTTCGGGTCGATACCTGGATCGCCACGGGGACCGAGGTCAGCCCCTATTACGACCCGCTGCTCGCGAAGGTCATCACCGCCGGGGCCACCCGCGACGCCGCCTTCGCCGGACTCAGCGACGCGCTCGCCACGACTCGGATCCACGGCGTCCAGACGAATCTGCCCCAGCTGCGGGCGGCCGGTGCCGATGCCAGGGTGCTCGGCGCCGAACATGTCACGACCACGCTGGCCGATATCCGATCCGCCGGGCATCGCATCGACGTGCTGCGTGGCGGCACGATGACCACGATTCAGGATCACCCGGGCCGAATCGGGTTGTGGCAGGTCGGAATTCCGCCGTCGGGTCCGATGGATGATCTGTCGTTCACACTCGCCAATGCCGCCGTCGGGAACCCGCTGGGCGTGCCCGCGCTGGAGTGCACGCTGCAGGGTCCGCAGCTGCGCTTCGCCGATGCCGCCGTGGTGTGTGTGACCGGTGCCGAGACACCGGTCACGGTGGACGGGTGGCCGGTCCCGATGTGGCAGCCGGTCACGGTCGGGGCTGGTTCGGTGCTCGATATCGGCGCACCGGCCGACGCCGGATTGCGTACCTATCTCGCGGTGCGCGGCGGCATCGACGCACCGCTGTATCACGGGAGTGCCGCCACGTTCACCCTCGGCGGCTTCGGCGGTATCACGGGCAAGGCGGTTGTCGCGGGAGATGTGCTCGGCATCGTCACGGATCGGCCGGAGCTCAGCGAACCGCGCGCGGTGCCGATCGACGAGCAACCGGAATTCACGCATATCTGGAAGCTGGCCGTCGGCGTCGGCCCGCAGACCTCGCCCGCCTATTTCACCGCTGCCGATATGGACCAATTCTATTCGCACCCTTGGCAGGTCGGCAGTCACGCGAATCGCACCGGCATCCGGCTGGATGGTCCGAAGCCGACCTGGTCGCGCACCGATGGCGGTGATGCGGGGCTGCATCCCTCGAACCTGCACGACAACCCGTACAGCGTCGGGACATTGAACGTCTCCGGCGATACTCCGATCCTGCTCGGACCGGACGGGCCGAGCCTGGGCGGCTTCGCCTGCCCACTGACCGTCATCTCGGCACACCGCTGGAAGCTCGGCCAATTGCGCCCCGGCGACACCATCCGCTTCGTCCCCGTCGACGACGACCGGGCGACCGCGCTGCGCCGTTCGAATATCGCACGCTCTCGCGCCGAGATCCCCGAAGCCACAGTGGATCTCACCGCAGCACACAGTGTGCTCACCGGTTCGGGCGAAACCGTAGATGACCGTGGCGTTCTCGCCACTGTGGCCGCGGGTGCGGATCGGCCTGGGGTCGCCTATCTGCGCGGCGGCGACGACAACATCCTGGTCGAATACGGTGAGATGGTGCTGGATCTCGGCCTGCGCATGCGGGTGCACGCACTCGCCGAGGCGCTGGCCGGTACCGGGCTGCCCGGCATCATCGACGTGACACCGGGTGTCCGTTCGCTGCATATCCACTTCGATCCCGATGTGCTCCCGCAGTATCGGCTGCTCGGCGCACTGACCGAGCTCGAGCCGGCGCTGCCGGCCACCCACGATCTGGTGGTGCCGAGCCGCACCATTCGGTTGCCGCTGTCGTTCGACGATCCGTCCATCACCGAAGCGATCGATCGTTATCGCAGCGGTGTCCGCGATAGTGCGCCGTGGCTGCCCTCGAATACCGAATTCATCCGCCGCATCAACGGACTCGACAGCGTCGACGAGGTGCGCGCCGCGGTCTTCGATGCCGAGTATCTGGTGCTCGGACTCGGCGATGTGTATCTCGGTGCGCCACTGGCGGTTCCGCTCGACCCGCGACATCGTCTGGTCACCACGAAGTACAACCCGGCGCGCACGTGGACGCCATCGGATGCGGTCGGCATCGGCGGCAAGTACCTGTGCGTATACGGCATGGCGTCACCGGGCGGCTATCAGCTGATCGGGCGGACCGTGCCGATCTGGTCCAGCTACCGGCAAGCCGCGCCGTTCGAGCGGGGCACCCCGTGGTTGTTCCGGTTCTTCGACCGCATCGTCTGGGAACCGGTGACGCCCGAGCAGTTGCTCGAGCAGCGCGCGGCCGCCGCGGCCGGACGTTTCGACGCCGAGGTCAGCGAGGGCACTTTCGCGCTCGCCGACCACCTGCGGATGTGTACCGAAAACGCCGAATCCATCGCGGAATTCGAGACGAAACAGGCCGTCGCCTTCGATGCGGAGAAGCAGGCCTGGCGCGCCGCAGGGGAATTCGAGCGGAGCGCGACGGTCGAGAGCACGCCGGAACCGGTTTCCGATCCACTCGCGGGTCTGCCCGCGGATGCGACCGTGGTCACCGCGCCGATGATCGGCAATGTCTGGCGGGTGGAGATAGCGGTGGGCCAGCGGCTCGGCGCCGGCGACCCGGTGGCCATCCTGGAAGCGATGAAACTCGAACTGCCGGTGCACAGCCCGGGCACCGGCACGGTATTGAAGGTGCTGGCCACCCCCGGCGCCAAAGTGGAACCGGGAACCCCGCTAGCAGTGATCGGAGCCGCCGAATGA
- the atzF gene encoding allophanate hydrolase yields MTSGVLGNTEVHGTPTERVAAAYRRIAEVDRPEVWITLRAQSDVAADAAAVEQRLAEGASLPLAGILVAVKDNIDVAGLPTTAACPEFAYTPEVTAAAIERLVAAGAVVLGKTNLDQFATGLVGTRSPYGAVRHAHDPELISGGSSSGSAVAVALGIADIGIGTDTAGSGRVPAALHGIVGIKATLGIIPAHGVLPACADYDAVTVFATDLDRAIAAAAVMAGPEARDPRSRNWPADVRLAAPQAPRLAIPRAENLAALSEPYRDAFARTVSAVTSAGMATEEIDISGLLDAALLLYDGSIVAQRYAAVGAFLDTAPAGADPTVTAIINSARATTGPGFAADLDTIARAKAAAAATLSGFDGLLLPTTTEHPSIAAVQADPLGINRRMGTYTNFCNLLDMAAVAVPGRPTAAGAPFGVMVVTPAFADQVAIDIAARIIGKDTAPVLIESGVELAVFGAHLRGQPLHWQLEEIGARFTGEIRTTDAYRLTALDTAPPKPGLVRHGAGLGAPILGELFRVSTAGLGSFLAALPAPMALTSIELSDGRAVIGFACTYDAAGAATDITSFGGWKAYLQSQN; encoded by the coding sequence ATGACCTCAGGCGTCCTAGGCAATACCGAAGTCCATGGCACGCCCACCGAACGCGTCGCCGCCGCATATCGGCGGATCGCCGAGGTCGATCGGCCCGAGGTATGGATCACGCTGCGCGCACAGAGCGATGTCGCCGCCGATGCGGCGGCCGTCGAGCAGCGGCTCGCCGAGGGCGCTTCCTTGCCGCTGGCCGGGATATTGGTCGCGGTCAAGGACAATATCGACGTGGCCGGATTGCCGACCACCGCGGCCTGTCCGGAATTCGCCTACACCCCAGAGGTCACCGCGGCGGCGATCGAACGCCTGGTCGCGGCGGGTGCGGTGGTGCTCGGCAAGACCAATCTGGATCAGTTCGCCACCGGTCTGGTCGGCACGCGCAGCCCGTACGGCGCGGTCCGCCATGCGCACGACCCGGAGTTGATCTCCGGCGGGTCCAGTTCCGGATCGGCGGTCGCGGTGGCATTGGGTATCGCGGATATCGGAATCGGCACCGACACAGCGGGTTCCGGGCGAGTCCCGGCCGCGCTGCACGGAATAGTCGGCATCAAGGCCACTTTGGGCATCATCCCGGCACACGGAGTACTTCCGGCATGTGCGGACTACGACGCCGTAACGGTTTTCGCGACCGATCTGGACCGTGCGATCGCGGCGGCCGCGGTGATGGCCGGTCCGGAGGCGCGCGATCCGCGTAGCCGGAACTGGCCCGCCGATGTGCGGCTCGCCGCGCCGCAGGCGCCTCGGCTGGCGATACCCCGCGCCGAAAATCTGGCCGCGCTCAGCGAACCGTATCGAGATGCCTTCGCCCGCACCGTATCCGCGGTCACGAGTGCGGGGATGGCAACCGAAGAGATCGATATCTCCGGGCTGCTCGATGCCGCGCTGCTGCTGTACGACGGCTCGATCGTCGCACAACGCTATGCGGCGGTCGGCGCGTTCCTGGACACCGCGCCCGCGGGTGCCGACCCCACCGTGACGGCGATCATCAATTCCGCGCGGGCGACGACCGGCCCCGGCTTCGCGGCCGATCTGGATACCATCGCCAGGGCGAAAGCCGCGGCGGCGGCGACCTTGTCCGGGTTCGACGGACTGCTGCTGCCGACGACCACCGAGCATCCGAGTATCGCCGCGGTACAAGCGGATCCGCTGGGGATCAACCGCCGGATGGGCACCTACACGAACTTCTGCAATCTGCTGGATATGGCGGCCGTAGCCGTCCCCGGCCGACCCACCGCTGCTGGAGCTCCGTTCGGGGTGATGGTCGTGACACCGGCCTTCGCCGATCAGGTCGCGATCGATATCGCCGCCCGCATCATCGGCAAGGACACCGCGCCCGTCCTGATCGAAAGTGGGGTTGAGCTCGCCGTTTTCGGCGCGCACCTGCGCGGTCAGCCGCTGCACTGGCAACTGGAGGAGATCGGCGCGCGGTTCACCGGCGAGATCCGCACCACCGATGCGTACCGCCTGACCGCCCTCGACACCGCACCCCCGAAGCCGGGGCTGGTGCGCCACGGTGCCGGACTCGGTGCGCCGATCCTCGGCGAACTGTTCCGGGTGTCGACGGCAGGGCTGGGCAGTTTCCTCGCCGCACTGCCCGCGCCGATGGCGTTGACCAGCATCGAATTATCCGACGGTCGTGCGGTTATCGGTTTCGCCTGCACCTACGACGCCGCCGGCGCCGCCACCGATATCACCTCGTTCGGTGGCTGGAAGGCCTATCTGCAAAGCCAGAACTGA